From one Bacteroides fragilis NCTC 9343 genomic stretch:
- a CDS encoding bifunctional riboflavin kinase/FAD synthetase, giving the protein MQIIRNIPGVLPEPCVATIGFFDGVHMGHRFLIEQVRELAAARGLRSALITFPIHPRKVMNADYRPELLTTSEEKLALLEETGVDYCFMLDFTREVSHLTAHEFMSDILRDRYRVQTLVIGYDHRFGHNRSEGFEDYCRYGSEMGIEVIRARACVCDDLHISSSVIRKMLHQGEVDRAARCLGYDYFLDGTVVSGYQVGRKIGFPTANLSVDDPDKLVPADGVYAVHVTFDGHTYNGMLNIGTRPTIGNGPERSIEVNILHFHSDIYDKFIRLSFVKYLRPELKFDGIEGLIAQLHQDAADVEALLGKIQNVN; this is encoded by the coding sequence ATGCAGATAATCCGTAATATACCGGGAGTTCTACCCGAACCATGTGTTGCCACCATCGGTTTCTTCGATGGAGTACATATGGGGCATCGCTTTCTGATAGAACAAGTCAGAGAGTTGGCTGCGGCTCGTGGATTGCGTTCTGCACTGATTACTTTTCCCATTCATCCTCGTAAGGTGATGAATGCAGACTATCGTCCGGAGTTATTGACCACTTCGGAAGAGAAACTGGCGCTGCTTGAAGAAACGGGCGTGGATTATTGCTTTATGCTTGATTTTACACGTGAAGTATCACATCTGACTGCCCATGAATTTATGTCCGATATCCTGAGAGACCGTTATCGGGTGCAGACACTTGTCATCGGATATGACCACCGCTTCGGACACAATCGTAGTGAAGGCTTTGAGGATTATTGCCGTTATGGCTCTGAAATGGGAATAGAGGTGATTCGTGCTCGTGCCTGTGTGTGTGATGATCTCCATATAAGCTCTTCTGTCATTCGTAAGATGTTGCATCAGGGCGAAGTAGATCGGGCTGCACGTTGTCTGGGTTACGACTATTTTCTGGATGGTACGGTGGTGAGCGGTTATCAGGTAGGAAGGAAAATCGGATTCCCTACGGCCAATCTCAGTGTAGACGATCCTGATAAGTTGGTTCCTGCCGATGGTGTCTATGCAGTTCATGTCACGTTCGACGGGCATACTTATAATGGTATGCTCAATATCGGTACTCGTCCCACGATAGGGAATGGTCCCGAACGTTCGATAGAAGTGAATATCCTCCATTTTCATTCCGATATTTACGATAAATTTATCCGGCTCTCTTTTGTAAAATATCTCCGTCCGGAGCTGAAGTTCGATGGGATTGAAGGATTGATAGCGCAGCTTCATCAGGATGCAGCCGATGTGGAAGCGCTTTTGGGGAAAATACAAAATGTCAATTGA
- a CDS encoding helix-turn-helix domain-containing protein codes for MAIIVNLDIMMARRKISLGELAEKIDITPANLSILKTGKAKAIRFSTLEAICRVLDCQPGDILEYQVDEEDGGTS; via the coding sequence ATGGCTATAATAGTAAACCTTGACATAATGATGGCCCGAAGAAAAATATCTTTGGGGGAGTTGGCAGAGAAGATTGACATTACGCCTGCCAACCTTTCTATCCTGAAAACGGGAAAGGCCAAAGCGATTCGTTTCTCTACCCTTGAGGCGATCTGTAGAGTGCTAGATTGCCAGCCGGGGGATATTCTGGAGTATCAGGTGGATGAAGAAGATGGAGGTACGTCATAA
- a CDS encoding DUF2975 domain-containing protein — protein sequence MKRRLNILCLLVFLVFCYSVFNMGRDFGHGFSEGMKISHSGNQSVEQAINFRIATLMPKDFSSFKDSVYNEKTGSYVPVAYTQMVTNVKVDRSTWMMVAQVISGLLAVFAIIASTVLFIQLIVAINKSDIFNWKNVRRLRWLGVALLLNFISEAVPALMNDYELSSVFSLSGYSMETSIDSVMLVILGLVSLIVGEVFAIGLKMKEEQDLTI from the coding sequence ATGAAAAGAAGATTGAACATACTATGTTTACTGGTTTTTCTGGTATTCTGTTATTCGGTGTTTAATATGGGGCGTGATTTCGGTCATGGCTTTTCCGAAGGGATGAAGATAAGTCATTCCGGTAATCAAAGTGTAGAGCAGGCTATCAACTTTCGGATTGCCACACTGATGCCCAAGGATTTTTCGTCCTTTAAAGATTCTGTTTATAATGAAAAGACCGGCTCTTATGTCCCCGTTGCCTATACACAGATGGTTACGAATGTAAAAGTCGACAGGAGTACCTGGATGATGGTTGCCCAGGTGATTTCCGGGCTTCTGGCTGTTTTTGCCATCATTGCGTCAACAGTGCTTTTTATTCAGCTGATTGTAGCTATCAATAAATCGGATATTTTTAATTGGAAGAATGTCCGTCGGTTGCGATGGTTGGGAGTCGCCTTGTTGCTGAACTTTATTAGTGAGGCAGTGCCGGCCCTGATGAATGATTATGAGTTGTCTTCAGTCTTCTCGTTGTCCGGATATTCTATGGAGACAAGCATAGATTCTGTGATGCTGGTCATTCTGGGACTGGTTTCACTAATTGTAGGCGAGGTATTCGCCATCGGGTTGAAGATGAAAGAAGAACAAGATCTTACTATCTGA
- a CDS encoding HAD family hydrolase, whose amino-acid sequence MKRKGIKNLIFDFGGVLINLDRQRCIENFRKLGLEKVDELLGMYSQQGIFMQHEKGLISSAQFRDSIRGQITQEVTDEQIDAAWNSFLVDIPRFKLDMLLKLREKYVVYLLSNTNEIHWKWACEHAFPYRGFRVEDYFEKMYLSYEMKMVKPAEEIFRGVLDDANLDPRETFFIDDSEANCQGAQALGISTYTVKPGEDWRPLFAEN is encoded by the coding sequence ATGAAAAGAAAAGGAATTAAAAACCTTATTTTTGATTTTGGTGGTGTATTGATTAATCTCGACCGTCAGCGTTGTATAGAAAACTTCCGGAAGTTGGGATTAGAGAAGGTGGACGAATTGTTAGGCATGTATTCTCAGCAGGGAATCTTTATGCAACATGAGAAAGGGTTGATCTCGTCAGCCCAGTTTCGTGATAGTATCCGCGGGCAGATAACTCAGGAGGTGACGGATGAGCAAATTGATGCTGCTTGGAATAGTTTCTTGGTGGATATTCCACGTTTTAAGCTTGATATGTTATTGAAACTCCGCGAGAAATATGTGGTCTATCTGCTGAGCAATACCAACGAGATACATTGGAAGTGGGCATGTGAGCATGCGTTTCCGTATCGGGGTTTCCGTGTAGAAGACTATTTTGAAAAGATGTACCTCTCGTATGAAATGAAAATGGTAAAGCCCGCTGAAGAGATTTTCCGGGGAGTGCTTGATGATGCAAACCTCGATCCGCGCGAAACTTTTTTCATAGATGACTCCGAAGCCAACTGCCAGGGCGCCCAGGCATTGGGCATCTCTACCTATACAGTGAAACCCGGTGAAGACTGGAGGCCGCTTTTTGCCGAGAATTAA
- a CDS encoding DNA-binding domain-containing protein: MKTELKGWLADNTVTTDNKEDKILVLESAGNLTLSDVLDEMKKEDTGLRAETLKHAVDLFQRTVSELVLNGYSVNTGLFRAVPQFRGVIDGGVWNPERNSIYVSFNQDKDLREAIARTGVKILGAKGDSAYFIGGEDAATRATDGSATAGRNYRLQGKNIKVAGTDPAVGIVLIDEKGTETKLPMDMIAVNNPSEVLVLLPADLTDGIYKLRLTTQYTSGNRQLKTPHVISQTIVIGNTTEGDGDIVDDPTA, encoded by the coding sequence ATGAAAACCGAACTCAAAGGCTGGCTTGCGGACAATACCGTAACCACCGACAACAAAGAAGACAAAATCCTGGTATTGGAGAGCGCCGGAAACCTGACACTATCCGATGTACTGGATGAAATGAAGAAAGAAGATACCGGCTTGCGGGCAGAGACTTTAAAGCATGCCGTCGATCTTTTTCAGCGTACAGTATCGGAATTGGTACTGAACGGATACTCTGTCAATACGGGGTTATTCCGTGCTGTTCCCCAGTTTCGCGGGGTAATAGACGGTGGAGTATGGAATCCTGAGAGAAATTCGATCTATGTTTCCTTCAATCAGGATAAGGATTTACGTGAAGCTATCGCACGAACCGGCGTAAAAATCCTAGGAGCCAAAGGCGATTCGGCCTATTTCATCGGTGGTGAAGACGCCGCCACCCGTGCTACGGACGGTAGTGCGACTGCAGGACGTAACTATCGCTTACAAGGCAAGAACATCAAAGTAGCAGGTACAGATCCTGCCGTAGGTATCGTCTTGATTGATGAAAAAGGCACGGAAACGAAGCTACCGATGGATATGATAGCAGTAAACAACCCTTCGGAAGTACTGGTACTCCTACCGGCAGACCTGACAGACGGAATATACAAACTGCGACTGACTACGCAATATACCAGTGGCAACCGGCAACTGAAGACACCACATGTCATCAGCCAAACCATCGTAATAGGCAATACAACCGAGGGCGACGGAGATATTGTGGACGACCCGACAGCATAA
- the buk gene encoding butyrate kinase — MDKLNINSTPSSVKNGRGERLLVINPGSTSTKIAVYENETPLLVRNIRHTVEELSAFPRVIDQFEFRKSLVLRELEVNDIPFRFDAVIGRGGLVKPIPGGVYEVNEAMKRDTLHAMRTHACNLGGLIADELAAALPGCRAFIADPGVVDELEEVARITGSPLMPRITIWHALNQKAIARRYAAERGTRYEDLDLIVCHLGGGISVAVHRHGRAVDANNALDGEGPFSPERAGTLPAGQLIDLCFSGKFTKDELKKRISGRAGLTAHLGTTDIPAIIQFIEAGDDHARLVLDAMIYNVAKSIGAASTVLCGKVDAILLTGGIAYSDYVISRLRERISFLAPVFVYPGEDEMEALALNALGALRGELPVQVYQ, encoded by the coding sequence ATGGATAAACTGAATATAAACTCTACTCCGTCCTCTGTGAAGAATGGACGGGGGGAAAGGCTCCTTGTTATCAATCCCGGTTCCACTTCAACAAAGATCGCTGTTTATGAAAATGAAACTCCTTTGTTGGTACGCAACATTCGCCATACGGTGGAAGAGTTGTCTGCCTTCCCCCGGGTGATCGATCAGTTCGAATTTCGTAAATCGCTTGTTCTCCGAGAGTTGGAGGTAAACGATATTCCTTTCCGGTTCGATGCTGTCATTGGACGCGGAGGCTTGGTGAAGCCTATTCCCGGTGGAGTTTATGAGGTTAACGAAGCCATGAAGCGGGATACCCTTCACGCTATGCGTACACATGCCTGCAATCTGGGAGGTTTGATAGCCGATGAATTGGCCGCAGCTTTACCCGGATGCCGGGCGTTTATTGCAGATCCGGGTGTGGTGGATGAACTGGAAGAGGTTGCCCGTATTACCGGTTCGCCTTTGATGCCGCGTATCACTATCTGGCATGCACTGAATCAGAAAGCTATTGCCCGTCGTTATGCTGCCGAACGTGGCACTCGTTATGAAGATCTTGATTTGATCGTCTGCCATTTGGGAGGAGGCATTTCCGTTGCAGTCCATCGTCATGGGCGTGCAGTCGATGCCAATAATGCATTGGATGGCGAAGGGCCTTTCTCACCCGAAAGAGCCGGAACTCTTCCTGCCGGACAACTGATAGACCTTTGTTTCAGCGGGAAATTCACCAAAGATGAATTGAAGAAACGAATTTCGGGTCGTGCCGGGCTTACCGCCCATTTGGGAACTACTGATATTCCTGCCATTATTCAGTTCATTGAGGCAGGTGATGACCATGCCCGGTTGGTGCTCGATGCCATGATCTACAATGTGGCCAAAAGTATCGGTGCTGCCTCTACTGTTTTATGTGGAAAGGTAGACGCCATTCTGCTGACCGGAGGCATTGCCTATTCCGATTATGTAATTTCCCGTTTAAGGGAACGTATCTCTTTCCTTGCTCCCGTTTTCGTGTATCCGGGAGAAGATGAGATGGAGGCTTTGGCATTGAATGCTTTGGGGGCTTTAAGGGGAGAACTTCCGGTACAGGTCTATCAGTGA
- a CDS encoding S66 peptidase family protein → MNLQFPPFLHEGDKVAIVSPSSKIDSIFLKGAKTRLSSWGLTPVMGDHVRSSWGSYAGATHQRLKDFQAAMDDEEIKAILCSRGGYGAVHLLDKLDFTRFRNHPKWLIGFSDITALHNLFQYNGFASLHAPMARHLAVTGEEDPCSLYLRDILFGKLPGYKCHRHKLNHLGQAKGILRGGNMAVFHGLRGTPYDIPPEGTILFIEDVGERPYAIERMMYNLKLGGVLEKLSGLIIGQFTEYKEDYSLKKDLYSTLDALVKEYDFPICYDFPVGHVTENLPLINGAEVEFVSGKKGVELLINPPI, encoded by the coding sequence ATGAACTTACAATTTCCCCCATTTCTGCACGAAGGCGATAAGGTAGCCATCGTATCGCCTTCAAGCAAAATAGACAGTATATTCCTGAAAGGTGCCAAGACGCGTCTCAGCTCCTGGGGACTTACTCCTGTCATGGGAGATCATGTCCGAAGTTCATGGGGCTCGTATGCTGGTGCCACCCATCAGCGCCTCAAAGATTTTCAGGCAGCCATGGACGATGAAGAAATTAAGGCCATCTTGTGCAGCCGTGGTGGTTACGGAGCGGTTCACTTGCTGGATAAGCTGGACTTCACACGCTTTCGTAACCACCCGAAATGGCTGATCGGGTTCAGTGACATCACTGCGCTCCACAACTTATTTCAATACAATGGTTTTGCCTCACTCCATGCTCCCATGGCACGCCATCTCGCTGTAACAGGAGAGGAGGATCCATGTTCATTATATCTCCGCGACATTCTTTTCGGTAAACTGCCCGGATATAAATGCCACCGCCATAAGTTGAATCATCTGGGACAGGCCAAAGGCATCCTGCGAGGCGGCAACATGGCTGTGTTCCACGGTCTCCGCGGAACACCATACGATATTCCTCCCGAAGGTACGATCCTCTTCATCGAGGATGTGGGCGAACGTCCTTATGCCATCGAACGCATGATGTATAACCTGAAATTGGGAGGCGTACTTGAAAAGTTATCCGGACTTATCATCGGACAATTTACCGAATACAAAGAAGACTATTCACTGAAAAAGGACCTTTACAGCACACTGGATGCCTTGGTGAAGGAGTATGACTTCCCCATATGTTATGACTTTCCGGTGGGACATGTGACAGAGAACCTACCACTAATCAACGGTGCGGAAGTGGAGTTCGTATCCGGAAAGAAAGGAGTGGAATTGTTAATAAACCCTCCTATCTGA
- a CDS encoding glycoside hydrolase family 16 protein, with product MKTKTFLALFCLLCISSGFSSCQRHSSDQWKLVWEDNFDQKTGFDPQVWSKIPRGKSDWNNYMTDFDSCFDMRDGNMVLRGIINHSQPNDTAPYLTGGIYTKGKKAFSNGRLEIRAKLNGARGEWPAIWMLPIDAPWPMGGEIDIMERLNHDTIAYQTIHTNYTYNLGIKDNPLSHSVGAINPDDYNVYSVEMYPDSIAFYINDTHTFTYPRIETDKEGQFPFDQPFYLLIDMQLGGSWVGAVDPKELPVEMYVDWVRFYQKEK from the coding sequence ATGAAAACAAAAACATTTCTCGCTCTTTTCTGCCTGTTGTGTATCAGTTCAGGCTTTTCATCGTGCCAACGTCATTCATCCGACCAGTGGAAATTGGTTTGGGAAGATAATTTCGACCAGAAAACAGGTTTTGATCCACAGGTCTGGAGTAAAATACCACGTGGCAAATCAGACTGGAATAACTATATGACCGACTTCGATTCCTGTTTCGACATGCGTGACGGCAATATGGTGCTGCGAGGCATCATCAATCACAGCCAGCCCAATGATACAGCACCCTATCTGACCGGAGGAATCTACACCAAAGGAAAAAAAGCATTCAGCAACGGACGCCTCGAAATACGCGCCAAACTGAACGGTGCACGTGGTGAGTGGCCAGCCATCTGGATGCTCCCGATAGATGCTCCCTGGCCGATGGGTGGAGAAATCGATATCATGGAACGTCTGAATCACGATACAATCGCTTATCAGACTATACATACCAATTATACGTACAATCTGGGTATCAAAGACAATCCGTTATCACACTCCGTAGGTGCGATCAATCCCGACGACTACAATGTATATTCAGTAGAAATGTATCCGGACAGCATTGCATTCTATATCAATGACACACATACTTTCACCTATCCCCGCATCGAAACAGACAAAGAAGGGCAGTTTCCTTTCGACCAGCCTTTCTATCTACTGATCGACATGCAGTTGGGTGGCTCGTGGGTAGGGGCTGTAGACCCGAAAGAACTTCCGGTGGAGATGTATGTAGATTGGGTAAGATTCTATCAGAAAGAGAAATAG
- a CDS encoding M20 family metallopeptidase, with protein MKRNSMFILSAFILFSAFSCGTNGSKTTSTDITEKKVIVQVPQFDADSAYKYIQAQVDFGPRTPNSKGHVACGDYLAAKLAEHGAKVISQNAELPAYDGTLLKARNIIGSFKPESKKRIALFAHWDTRPWADNDPNEKNHHTPILGANDGASGVGVLLEIARQINQQQPELGIDIIFLDAEDYGAPQFYTGEHREDQWCLGAQYWARTPHVDGYNARFGILLDMVGGKDATFFKEVYSEKYAKGINKKVWKKANDAGYGRYFINEVGGQITDDHLFINRLAGIPTIDIIPNDENCELSSFGPTWHTVNDNMDAIDRSTLKAVGQTVLEVIYNEK; from the coding sequence ATGAAAAGAAACTCTATGTTCATACTGTCAGCTTTCATCCTGTTTTCTGCTTTCTCCTGCGGAACAAACGGCAGCAAGACCACTTCGACCGACATCACCGAGAAAAAGGTAATTGTCCAAGTGCCCCAATTTGACGCAGACAGTGCTTACAAGTACATACAGGCGCAAGTCGACTTCGGACCGCGCACACCAAATTCTAAAGGTCATGTTGCCTGTGGAGACTACCTGGCCGCCAAACTGGCCGAACATGGAGCCAAAGTGATCAGCCAAAACGCTGAATTACCCGCATACGACGGTACACTGCTGAAAGCACGCAACATCATAGGATCTTTTAAGCCCGAAAGCAAAAAACGCATCGCACTCTTTGCGCATTGGGATACCCGTCCATGGGCCGACAATGATCCGAATGAAAAGAATCATCACACACCGATACTGGGCGCCAATGATGGAGCAAGCGGAGTGGGTGTATTACTCGAAATTGCCCGCCAGATCAATCAACAGCAACCGGAACTGGGAATCGACATCATCTTTCTGGATGCGGAAGATTACGGAGCACCTCAGTTTTATACAGGCGAACATCGGGAAGACCAGTGGTGTCTCGGCGCACAATATTGGGCACGAACCCCGCACGTAGATGGCTATAATGCCCGCTTCGGAATTTTACTCGATATGGTGGGCGGCAAAGATGCTACTTTCTTTAAAGAAGTATATTCCGAGAAATATGCCAAAGGTATCAACAAGAAGGTATGGAAAAAGGCTAACGACGCCGGATACGGACGTTACTTTATTAACGAAGTAGGCGGTCAGATCACTGACGATCATCTGTTTATCAATCGCCTGGCAGGTATCCCGACTATCGACATCATTCCAAACGACGAAAATTGTGAACTGTCCAGCTTCGGACCGACCTGGCACACCGTGAATGACAATATGGATGCCATCGACCGCTCTACACTCAAAGCTGTGGGACAAACGGTACTGGAAGTTATTTATAACGAGAAATAA
- a CDS encoding CPBP family intramembrane glutamic endopeptidase gives MKTAIKLILIYLGIQLICGGLIGIPFTIIARMNGGSVDATRVSELTLAPSMLLSMAVMFFYLWKAHYIPKDKTSWSFISFPFLIITFLIGLSMTVLMDLLTAVLSWVPDILEQQFDALQSGWLGIVAITLLGPILEELLFRGGATKALLERYSPRKAIFLSALLFGVFHLNPAQIVAAFFGGLLLAWVYYRTRSLIPCILIHIVNNSISVMLSLTYPDADTIRDVTGTTPYYLLIAVAAMVFVGCFLRIKQVTVPGTWRKDE, from the coding sequence ATGAAAACGGCGATCAAATTAATTCTGATTTATCTGGGAATCCAGCTTATTTGCGGTGGGCTGATCGGTATTCCTTTTACTATCATTGCCCGTATGAATGGTGGGAGCGTAGATGCCACCCGGGTTTCGGAGTTGACATTGGCTCCTTCGATGCTGCTTTCCATGGCAGTGATGTTTTTTTATTTATGGAAAGCACACTATATACCCAAAGACAAGACAAGTTGGTCATTCATTTCATTTCCATTTCTGATCATAACGTTTCTAATAGGCTTGTCGATGACTGTCCTGATGGATCTGTTGACTGCCGTCTTATCTTGGGTACCTGATATTCTGGAACAGCAGTTCGACGCTCTCCAGTCCGGTTGGTTAGGCATTGTGGCCATTACTTTGTTGGGGCCGATTCTTGAGGAACTTCTGTTCCGTGGTGGTGCCACTAAGGCATTGCTTGAACGCTATTCTCCCCGGAAAGCCATCTTCCTTTCGGCACTGCTTTTCGGAGTATTTCATTTGAATCCGGCTCAGATAGTTGCAGCCTTCTTTGGAGGCCTTTTGCTGGCATGGGTTTATTATCGGACACGAAGTCTGATTCCTTGTATCCTGATACACATTGTGAACAACAGTATTTCTGTCATGCTGAGTCTGACCTATCCCGATGCAGATACAATCAGGGATGTGACGGGTACGACTCCCTATTATCTATTGATAGCAGTGGCGGCTATGGTGTTCGTAGGCTGTTTTCTTCGGATAAAGCAGGTTACGGTTCCGGGAACGTGGCGGAAAGATGAATGA
- a CDS encoding SufE family protein — MSINELQDEVVAEFSDFDDWMDRYQLLIDLGNEQEPLDEKYKTEQNLIEGCQSRVWLQADEVDGKIIFKAESDALIVKGIIALLIKVVSGHTPDEILNSELYFIDKIGLKDHLSPTRSNGLLSMVKQMRMYALAFKAKEAKG, encoded by the coding sequence ATGTCAATCAACGAATTACAAGACGAAGTCGTTGCTGAATTCAGCGACTTTGATGACTGGATGGATCGCTACCAGTTACTTATCGACTTAGGAAACGAGCAGGAACCGCTCGACGAGAAATATAAAACGGAACAGAATCTGATTGAAGGTTGCCAAAGCCGTGTATGGCTTCAGGCAGACGAAGTAGACGGGAAAATTATCTTTAAAGCAGAAAGCGATGCACTGATCGTGAAGGGCATCATAGCACTGTTGATTAAAGTCGTATCGGGACATACACCCGACGAGATTCTTAATTCGGAACTCTACTTTATCGACAAAATCGGTCTGAAGGACCACCTATCCCCCACTCGTAGCAACGGATTGTTGTCGATGGTGAAACAAATGCGGATGTATGCACTCGCATTCAAAGCCAAAGAGGCCAAAGGCTAA
- a CDS encoding phosphate acyltransferase, with product MEPIRNFDQLTAHLKTLNRRKRIAVVCANDPNTEYAIARALDEEIAEFLMIGDSAILQKYPSLQKYPEYVKTLHIEDPDEAAREAVRIVREGGADILMKGIINTDNLLHAILDKEKGLLPKGKILTHLAVMQIPTYDKLLFFSDAAVIPRPTLQQRIEMIWYAICTCRRFGIEQPRISLIHCTEKVSAKFPHSLDYVNIVELAEAGEFGNVIIDGPLDVRTSCEQASGDIKGIVSPINGQADVLIFPNIESGNAFYKSVSLFAKADMAGLLQGPICPVVLPSRSDSGLSKYYSIAMACLTASTRSAERGRCSE from the coding sequence ATGGAACCTATTAGAAACTTTGACCAACTGACAGCCCATCTCAAAACCTTAAACCGGCGGAAACGGATTGCCGTTGTCTGTGCCAACGATCCGAATACAGAATATGCCATTGCCCGTGCACTCGACGAAGAGATTGCGGAATTCCTGATGATTGGTGACTCGGCCATCCTGCAAAAGTATCCCAGTCTGCAGAAGTACCCGGAATATGTGAAGACCCTCCACATTGAAGATCCCGATGAGGCAGCGCGTGAAGCTGTTCGTATTGTTCGGGAAGGGGGAGCCGATATTCTGATGAAAGGTATTATCAATACTGACAATTTGCTTCATGCCATTCTCGACAAGGAGAAAGGCTTGCTGCCTAAGGGGAAGATTCTGACTCATTTGGCCGTAATGCAGATTCCGACGTATGATAAATTATTGTTCTTCTCAGATGCTGCTGTTATTCCTCGTCCCACTTTGCAACAACGCATTGAGATGATATGGTATGCCATCTGTACTTGCCGGCGGTTTGGGATAGAACAACCCCGTATCTCTTTGATCCATTGTACGGAGAAGGTAAGTGCCAAGTTTCCCCATTCGCTCGATTATGTTAATATTGTGGAGTTGGCCGAAGCCGGAGAGTTTGGTAATGTGATTATCGATGGTCCGTTGGATGTACGCACCTCTTGCGAGCAGGCCAGCGGGGATATTAAAGGAATTGTATCGCCCATCAACGGACAGGCCGATGTATTGATATTCCCCAATATCGAGTCGGGCAATGCTTTCTATAAATCTGTTTCGTTGTTTGCCAAAGCCGATATGGCAGGGTTGCTGCAAGGCCCCATTTGCCCGGTGGTGTTACCGTCACGCAGTGATTCCGGACTTTCCAAGTATTATAGTATTGCGATGGCGTGTCTGACAGCTTCTACCCGGTCGGCAGAGAGAGGAAGATGCTCCGAATGA